The following coding sequences lie in one Notolabrus celidotus isolate fNotCel1 chromosome 20, fNotCel1.pri, whole genome shotgun sequence genomic window:
- the proza gene encoding protein Z, vitamin K-dependent plasma glycoprotein a, with the protein MSSLCTFAALLCLLAGAVTAIQIPQTVFLDKQHASSLISRQKRNVDGSNPAQPASLEQLCMEKVCTYEQARSVFQDSYRTDIFWSVYIDGDQCAEKPCKNGALCSDSVGGYDCVCKSGFSGVHCENDQTLCPLKKDEGCSQFCKPGYTSYECSCARGWKLTGTEKIKCIPTGPNPCGKVNSLSRWSERLAGNVGRNFEGLVCAYAECPWQALLKSPESAGFCSGVILKENLVLTSAQCANKYQSFQVAVGKRSTSVENGEQTLYVDLIHVHQGYIEGRPENDLAVIELRDRIQLKKDVISACLPEKDFADSILMSGEYPAMITGWKEPKESSAFEGSLTLNQLEYKPLPQCLEAHPNLMNNKMGCTAPRTNADCTLGSGSPLVTLYREVFFLTGVVNQPPGGDCTRGYIFQKVSRHLGWLQGLMSSR; encoded by the exons ATGAGCTCCCTGTGCACTTTTGCCGCTCTGCTGTGCCTGCTGGCTGGGGCTGTGACTGCCATTCAGATcccacagacag TGTTCTTGGATAAGCAGCATGCGAGTTCACTGATCTCCCGTCAGAAGAGGAACGTGGACGGCAGTAACCCGGCTCAGCCTGCAAGCCTGGAGCAGCTCTGCATGGAGAAAGTGTGCACCTACGAACAGGCTCGTAGTGTGTTCCAGGACTCGTACCGCACA GATATCTTTTGGTCAGTCTACATTG ACGGAGACCAGTGTGCAGAGAAGCCCTGCAAGAATGGCGCCTTGTGCTCTGACAGTGTTGGAGGCTACGACTGCGTCTGCAAATCAGGATTTTCTGGAGTCCACTGTGAAAATG ATCAGACTCTGTGCCCGCTAAAGAAAGACGAGGGCTGCTCCCAGTTCTGTAAACCAGGATACACATCCTATGAGTGTTCCTGTGCACGTGGATGGAAGCTCACCGGCACAGAAAAGATCAAGTGTATTCCTACAG GACCTAACCCCTGTGGTAAGGTAAACAGTCTGAGTCGCTGGAGTGAGAGACTGGCCGGCAACGTAGGCCGCAACTTTGAAGGACTTGTCTGTGCTTATGCAGAGTGTCCCtggcag gcccTTCTGAAGAGCCCAGAGTCTGCAGGTTTCTGTAGTGGAGTCATCCTGAAGGAGAACCTGGTCCTGACTTCCGCCCAGTGTGCCAACAAATACCAATCCTTCCAGGTGGCTGTTG GAAAGCGCAGCACCAGCGTGGAAAATGGAGAGCAGACGCTGTACGTAGATCTGATTCATGTCCACCAGGGATACATTGAAGGTCGCCCTGAGAATGACCTGGCTGTGATCGAGCTTCGCGACCGCATCCAGTTAAAGAAAGATGTGATCTCTGCATGTTTGCCAGAGAAAGACTTTGCTGACAGCATCTTGATGTCCGGAGAATACCCAGCTATGATCACAGGATGGAAAGAACCGAAAGAGTCATCCGCTTTCGAGGGCTCACTTACCCTTAACCAACTGGAGTACAAGCCCCTTCCTCAATGTCTGGAGGCTCACCCCAACCTGATGAACAACAAAATGGGCTGCACCGCTCCCCGGACCAATGCTGATTGCACTTTGGGCTCTGGCAGTCCCCTGGTCACCCTGTACAGAGAGGTATTCTTCCTCACCGGGGTGGTcaaccagccaccagggggtGACTGCACCAGGGGATACATCTTCCAGAAGGTGTCTCGTCATCTTGGCTGGCTGCAGGGGCTTATGAGCTCACGTTAG